GCCTCTTTTAACTCTTGTTGCATCACTTTTGCGATCTGCGTACTGCCATCATGGCTCCATCCCGGAGGATTAAATACGTAACCAAGTTTGTTTTTAAAGCCCGGTGCTCGTTTCACATCTGCTGTCATGGCTTTAAATTCATGAAAGACAATATTCACAGGCCCGGTATCTTCAGGCTGATGTGTTAAACCATAAACAACCTTATCTTCAGGAAGTTCTTCCTGAAAAGTTCCGAACATCCTGTCCCAGATAATCAGCACCATACCCATGTTTTTATCCAGATAGCGGATATTACTGGCATGATGTACCCTGTGGTGAGACGGGGTAACCAGGAAGTATTCCAGGATCGGATGTAATTTTCCGACCGCCTGTGTATGCACCATATTTCCATACAATTGCGTAACCAGGTAGGCAAAAAGGATGTCTATCGCCGAGAAACCCATAAATGCCAGCGGCAAATAAAAGAATACCCGGTATAGCGGCTCAAAAACTGTAGACCGGAATCCTGTGGTCAGGTTAAACAGGGGTGAGGAATGATGTGTCACATGCATCGCCCAGAAAAACCTGATATAATGACCT
The sequence above is drawn from the Pedobacter cryoconitis genome and encodes:
- a CDS encoding sterol desaturase family protein; this translates as MLNDPRNITLSLLFGLLIVISIVEMYISYMHDRKLYAKRDTWTNVYLMGLAFLINISTKTATFFLLNYCYQFRLFEIKNIFVYWVVLVLAQDLLYWVLHTSGHYIRFFWAMHVTHHSSPLFNLTTGFRSTVFEPLYRVFFYLPLAFMGFSAIDILFAYLVTQLYGNMVHTQAVGKLHPILEYFLVTPSHHRVHHASNIRYLDKNMGMVLIIWDRMFGTFQEELPEDKVVYGLTHQPEDTGPVNIVFHEFKAMTADVKRAPGFKNKLGYVFNPPGWSHDGSTQIAKVMQQELKEAEQREKLPIQQH